In a genomic window of Oncorhynchus keta strain PuntledgeMale-10-30-2019 chromosome 26, Oket_V2, whole genome shotgun sequence:
- the LOC118358948 gene encoding tetraspanin-4-like, with product MSASRRCLCCVKYLMFVFNLIFWLGGCGLFGVGVWLSFTQSEFSSLPLSFPSLSAANLLLVAGGVTMVTGFLGCLGALKEQRCLLMTFFVILLLLVLTEVTLTLVLHIFHNELDTKAQDELKEGMKNYLTDEGLKKSWDNVQKMFKCCGVTNKTDWYLVVNGTLPFSCCSGGMDQCVEGWIEPCYQKARQWLLDNILSVLVFGVCIGIVQILALIFSLLMYCQIFRAEKYLD from the exons ATGTCAGCCTCTCGGAGGTGCCTGTGTTGCGTGAAATACCTCATGTTCGTCTTCAACCTCATCTTCTGG ctgGGAGGGTGTGGCCTGTTTGGAGTGGGAGTGTGGCTATCATTCACCCAGTCCGAGTTCTCCTCCCTCCCGCTGTCTTTTCCCTCACTCTCTGCAGCAAACCTTCTTCTGGTCGCTGGGGGCGTCACCATGGTGACAGGCTTCCTGGGTTGCCTTGGCGCCCTGAAGGAGCAGCGCTGCCTGCTGATGACG TTCTTTGTAATCCTTTTGCTCCTGGTGTTGACAGAGGTGActctaaccctggtcctccatatCTTTCACAACGAG CTGGACACGAAAGCTCAGGATGAGTTAAAGGAGGGGATGAAGAATTACTTGACAGACGAAGGACTGAAGAAGTCATGGGACAATGTGCAGAAAATG TTCAAGTGCTGCGGCGTGACCAACAAAACAGATTGGTACCTCGTGGTCAACGGAACGCTCCCCTTTTCCTGCTGCTCCGGGGGGATGGACCAATGTGTTGAAGGATGGATCGAG cCGTGTTATCAGAAGGCCAGACAGTGGCTCTTGGACAACATCCTCTCTGTCCTGGTGTTTGGAGTCTGCATTGGCATTGTCCAG ATTCTGGCTTTGATTTTCTCCCTGCTGATGTACTGCCAGATCTTCCGTGCTGAGAAGTACCTGGACTGA